GGATCGGTCGTCGCTACGCGGAGCTGGTCCCGCTGCACAAGGCGGCCGGTGAGCTGGCCCAGGCGCGGTCCGACCTGGCCGCCGCCCGGGAGCTGGCCACCGAGGACCCGTCCTTCGCGGCCGAGGCCGAGTCGATCGCCGCCGCGCTGCCGGCGCTGGAGGAGCGGCTCGCGGAGCTGCTCATCCCGCGCGACCCGCACGACGCCAAGGACGTGATCGTCGAGATCAAGGCCGGTGAGGGCGGCGAGGAGTCCGCGCTGTTCGCCGGTGACCTGCTGCGCATGTACACCCGGTACGCCGAGCGGCACGGCTGGCTCACCGAGGTGATCGACGCCCAGGACTCCGACCTCGGCGGCGTCAAGGACGTCTCGCTGGCCATCAAGACCAAGGGCGTCCCGGAGGGCGGCAACGGCGTCTGGTCCCGGCTCAAGTGGGAGGGCGGCGTGCACCGGGTGCAGCGCGTCCCGGTGACCGAGTCGCAGGGCCGGATCCACACCAGCGCGGCGGGTGTCCTGGTGCTGCCGGAGGCCGAGGACGTCGACGTCACCATCGACCCCAACGAGCTGCGGATCGACGTGTTCCGCTCGTCCGGCCCGGGCGGCCAGTCGGTGAACACCACCGACTCGGCGGTGCGGATCACCCACCTGCCGACCGGCATCGTGGTCTCCTGCCAGAACGAGAAGTCGCAGCTGCAGAACCGGGAGCAGGCGATGCGGATCCTGCGGGCCCGGCTGCTGGCCGCGGCGCAGGAGCAGGCCGACGCGGCGGCCTCGGACGCGCGCAAGGCGCAGGTGCGGACGGTGGACCGCTCGGAGCGGATCCGCACCTACAACTTCCCGCAGAACCGGATCACCGACCACCGGATCGGCTACACCGCGTACAACCTGGACCTGGCCCTCGCCGGTGACCTGGACGGCGTGCTCGACGCCCTGGCCGAGGCCGACCGCACCGCCCGCCTCGCCGGCGACACGGAGCTGACCCGCCGCTGATCCGCCGGCCCACCGCCCACGCGGACGGACGTGGCCCGGGTCAGGACGCGCGGGGGCGGGACTTGGCGCGGAGCATCTCGCGGTCGGCGACCTCGAAGGCGGTGCTGAGCGCGTCGCGGAGCGCCGACCCGGTGCCGGCGACCTCGGCGAAGCCGATGCTCACCCCGACCGGGGTGCCCGGCACCAGCGCCTCCCAGTCCTCACCGGCCACCGCCGCGCCGATCCGCCGGGCGACCTCGGCCGCCTCGGCCATGCCGGCGTCGGGCAGCACCACGACGAACTCGTCCCCGCCGTAGCGGGCCACGAAGTCGCCCCGGCGCATCACCCGGTTGATCACCCCGGCGATCCGCTGGAGCACCAGGTCGCCGGAGTGGTGGCCGTGCCGGGTGTTCACCGCCTTGAAGCCGTCCAGGTCGCAGACGCCGATCACCACGCGTTCGCCCCGCGACACCACGGCGGCGATGTAGCGCTCCAGCCGGCGCCGGTTGGGCAGCCCGGTCAGCGGGTCGGTCAACGCCTCACCCTCGTAGCGCGCCGCCTCCCGGCGCATCTCCTCGTGGTCGATCCGCGCGGCGATGCCGTCGATGTAGACGTCCCGGAGGCGGTCGTTGCGCTGCGCCGCGAGCCGGAACGCCAGCCGGTCCACCCGGTGCGCGGCGGCGTGGTCACCGGCGCGGGCGAGCGCGATGCTGCGCAGCCGGGCCGGCTCGGCCGCACCCAGCGTCTCGTTGGAGACGTGGACGGAGTCCAGCCGGGTCACCGCCTCGATCGGCCGGCCGGCGGCGATGGCGAGGCACACCTGCCCGAGGTCGCGCATGTCCCGAGCGCGGGCGCTGTCACCGCCGTGGGCGAGCAGCCGGGCCGGGTCGGTGTCGCTGCCGGGCTCGATCTCGTCGCCCAGGGCGGCGCGCCGGGCGGCCGCGTAGCCGTACGCGGCGAGGCTGCTCGGGCGCAGCTGGCCGGCCCGCCCGCTGCGCAGGAACCGGCCCAGGTCGGCGGCCACGTCGCGGAGCACCCGCAGGCAGCCGTCGCTGTCCCCGTTGTGGTCGAGCGCGACGGCGTTGCGCAGCCGGATGCCGGGCGCCGCGAAGGTCTCCTCGGGGATGCCGGCGGCCAGGCCGAGCTGGCGGGCGCGTTCGATCGCGCCGAGGGCGTAGCCGTGGAAACTGAGGTAGGAGTAGGCCATGGCGAGGTCGTGCCAGCCCCACGCGGTGTCCCGGTCCGGCTCCTCCACCGCGCCGAGCGCCCGGGCGGCCCGGACGAGGTGGGTGACGCAGCGGTCCAGCGCGCCCTGGTGGTGGGCGGCGAGCGCGGCGAGCGCGTTGAGGTGGCCGTGCAGGTAGGGCTCGGCGAGGTCGCGGACGGCCGCCGACGCCTCCTCGATCGCCCTGGTGAACTCGGCGGTGCGCCCGAGATTGATCAGAGCGGAGAGGCGCTGCACGAGGGCGTCGGCGCGGGTGCGCGGATCGGTGGTGGTGCGGAGCACGCGCTCCAGCACCGCGTAGCCCTCGGCGCTCCGGCTGGCCTCCTGCAACGCCCGTGCCTGCGTCAGCGCGTCAACCTGGTCTTCGACCCGGTCGAGCCAACCCACCAGCGACCTCCTGTCGGTGTGCGCCTGGACGCACCGGCTCGTGACGTGACCCGCGACGCTTCATGATTATGTCGTGACCATCGAGCCGCAACACCCCTCCGAAGGGTCGAAACGGTACCGGCCCTCGGTGGCGGTGGCCAGAGCCGCACGCGCACTGGCCGACGCCGGCGTGGAGGCGGCCCGCGCGGAGGCCGAGCAGTTGGCCGCGTACGTCCTGGCGGTGCCGCGGGGCCGGCTGGCCCTGGCCGACGGGTTCGACCCGGACCAGCTGGCCGCGTTGGACGCCCTGGTCGGTCGGCGGGTGGCGCGGGAGCCGTTGCAGCACCTGACCGGCAGTGCGGCGTTCCGGCACCTGGAGCTGGCGGTGGGCCCGGGCGTGTTCGTGCCGCGGCCGGAGACCGAACTGCTCGCCGGCTGGGGCATCGAGTGGGCTCGCCGAGCCGCGCCGCCGGGCCCGCTGGTCGTGGACCTGTGCAGCGGTTCGGGTGCGATCGCGCTCGCGGTGGCGCAGGAGCTGCCGGCGGCGCGGGTGGTGGCGGTGGAGCGGTCCCCGGAGGCGCTGGACTGGCTGCGCCGCAACGCGGCGGACCGGGTCGCCGCGGGGGACCGGCCGGTCGAGGTGGTCGAGGCGGACGTCACCGCCCCGGACCTGCTGGCGGACCTCGTCGGGCAGGTGGACGTGCTGCTCTGCAACCCGCCGTACGTGCCGGCCGACACGGTGGTTCCCCCGGAGGTCGCCGGGCACGATCCGGCGGAGGCGGTCTTCGGCGGCGTGGACGGGCTCACGGTGATCCGTCCGGTGATCGCGCGCGCGGCGGCGCTGCTGCGCCCCGGCGGGGCCCTCGGCATCGAGCACGACGACACGCACGGCGCGGACGTGCCCGCGCTGCTCGTGGCCGACGGCCGGTTCACCGACGTCGTCGACCACCCGGACCTGACCGGCCGGGCCCGATTCGCCACCGCGTCCCGCAGGTCGGACGGCCGTCGCCCCGACTCCGGCCGGGCGTGGCAGACTGGCTCCTCGTGATGCTCTACGACTGCCGGTCGCCCGCCGATCGGGACCGCGGCATCGCCGCGGCGATCGAGGCGGTCAAGAACGGCGAACTGGTCGTCCTGCCGACGGACACGGTTTACGGCATCGGCGCCGACGCCTTCACCCCGTACGCGGTGAAGGCCCTGTTGGACGCCAAGGGCCGGGGCCGGCAGATGCCGCCGCCGGTGCTGATCGGGTCGCGGAACACCCTCGACGGCCTGGTCTTCTCGCTGCCCCGGGCCGCCCGCGACCTGGTCGAGGCCTTCTGGCCCGGCGCGCTGACGATCGTGGTCGAGCACTCGCCGAGCCTGCAGTGGGACCTGGGCGACAAGACCGGGACGGTGGCGGTGCGGATGCCGCTGCACCCGGTGGCGCTGGAGGTGCTGCGGGAGACCGGGCCGATGGCGGTCTCCTCGGCCAACAAGACGGGCCAGCCGGCCGCGGTCACCGCCGAGGAGGCGCGCGACCAGCTCGGCTACTCCGTCCGCGCCTATCTGGAGGCGGGCCCCTGCCCGGACCCGGTGCCGAGCACGATCGTCGACCTCACCGGCGAGGTGCCGCAGGTGCTGCGCCAGGGCGCGATTCCGTTGGAGAAGCTCCGCGACGTGGTGCCGGACATCGTCGAGGGGGCCTAGTGCCGCCGTTCACCGTCCTGCACGTCTGCATGGGGAACATCTGCCGGTCGCCGATGGCCGAGCGGCTGTTGGCGCTGGCCGTGCGGGACCGGCTGGTGCGGCGTGGCGTGGACCCGGCCGGCGTCGACGAGCTGCTGCACAGCCACAGCGCGGGCACCGGCGGCTGGCACGCGGGCGAGGAGATGAACCCCCCGGCGGCGCGGCAGGTGGTCACCCGGGGCGGTGACGTCGAGGGGTTCGCCGCCCGCAAGCTCCGCTCCGACCACATCGACGCCGCCGACCTGATCCTCACCGCCACGGCCGACCAGCACGAGTACGTGCTGGCGCTGCGCCCCGACGCGGCCGGGCGCACCTTCGTCCTGGGTGAGTTCGGCCGGCTGCTGGGCACGGTGGACGCGGCCGGGCTGCCGCCCGCCGAGGCGACGCCGGAGGCCGTGTACGCGCGGGGCGTGGCGCTCGTGGCGGCCGCGCACGGGTCCCGGCGGGGCGCGGGGGCGCTCTCCACCGACGACCTGGACGATCCGTGGGGTCGCGGCGACCAGTGCTTCAGCCGGGTGGCGGACGAGATCGAGGAGACCGTTCAGCCGCTCGCGGCTGTCCTCCTGCCCTGAGCGACCGGTGGCTCGTCCCGCCCCGGAGTGACCGCCTCGCGAAATTCCTCCGGGTTTGGTGAAAACCGGGGGAGATTGGGACCTTCCGGGTCATTCTGAACGGGTCCAAGCGTGACCGGCTCCTGCGGGGAGAGCTGATGATCCGGGCCCGACTCGACAAAGTGGTGACCGTGCTGATCGCCGGCGTGCTGGCCGGACTGGTACTGGCCATGGCCGCCCTGCCGGTCGCGCTGGTCTTCGGGATCGGCTTCAGCGCGCTCTCCACGCCCTACTCGGAGCTGCCCAACACGCTGCGTACACCGCCCACGGCCCAGCGCACCAACCTCTACGCCAACGACGGGACCACCCTGATCACGTCCTTCTACCAGGAGGACCGGGTGGACGTGCCGTTGCCGGAGGTGGCGCCGGTGATGCGGCAGGCGATCATCGCCGCCGAGGACGTGCGCTTCTACCAGCACAGCGGCGTCGACCTGCGCGGGGTGGCGCGGGCGTTCACGGTCAACCAGCGCGACGGCCAGACCCGCCAGGGCGCCTCGACGCTGACCATGCAGTACGTCCGCAACGTGCTCAGCAGCGACCCACGGCTCACCGAGCGGCAGCGGCAGGCGGCCACCGAGGTGACGACCGCCCGCAAGGTCCAGGAGATGCGGTACGCGCTCGCCCTGGAGCGCGAGCTGAGCAAGGAGGAGATCCTCGCCCGCTACCTGAACATCGCCTACTTCGGCGCCGGGGCGTACGGGATCGCCGCGGCGAGCAAACGCTACTTCTCCACCGCCCCGGCCGACCTGACCATGGCCCAGTCGGCGCTGCTCGCCGGGCTGGTGCGCTCCCCGCACACCGACGACCCGATCAACGGCGACGCGGACGCCGCCCTGAGTCGC
This genomic stretch from Micromonospora krabiensis harbors:
- the prfA gene encoding peptide chain release factor 1, with protein sequence MSSERLAALLDEYADLEKQLADPAIHADQATARRIGRRYAELVPLHKAAGELAQARSDLAAARELATEDPSFAAEAESIAAALPALEERLAELLIPRDPHDAKDVIVEIKAGEGGEESALFAGDLLRMYTRYAERHGWLTEVIDAQDSDLGGVKDVSLAIKTKGVPEGGNGVWSRLKWEGGVHRVQRVPVTESQGRIHTSAAGVLVLPEAEDVDVTIDPNELRIDVFRSSGPGGQSVNTTDSAVRITHLPTGIVVSCQNEKSQLQNREQAMRILRARLLAAAQEQADAAASDARKAQVRTVDRSERIRTYNFPQNRITDHRIGYTAYNLDLALAGDLDGVLDALAEADRTARLAGDTELTRR
- a CDS encoding GGDEF domain-containing protein produces the protein MGWLDRVEDQVDALTQARALQEASRSAEGYAVLERVLRTTTDPRTRADALVQRLSALINLGRTAEFTRAIEEASAAVRDLAEPYLHGHLNALAALAAHHQGALDRCVTHLVRAARALGAVEEPDRDTAWGWHDLAMAYSYLSFHGYALGAIERARQLGLAAGIPEETFAAPGIRLRNAVALDHNGDSDGCLRVLRDVAADLGRFLRSGRAGQLRPSSLAAYGYAAARRAALGDEIEPGSDTDPARLLAHGGDSARARDMRDLGQVCLAIAAGRPIEAVTRLDSVHVSNETLGAAEPARLRSIALARAGDHAAAHRVDRLAFRLAAQRNDRLRDVYIDGIAARIDHEEMRREAARYEGEALTDPLTGLPNRRRLERYIAAVVSRGERVVIGVCDLDGFKAVNTRHGHHSGDLVLQRIAGVINRVMRRGDFVARYGGDEFVVVLPDAGMAEAAEVARRIGAAVAGEDWEALVPGTPVGVSIGFAEVAGTGSALRDALSTAFEVADREMLRAKSRPRAS
- the prmC gene encoding peptide chain release factor N(5)-glutamine methyltransferase → MARAARALADAGVEAARAEAEQLAAYVLAVPRGRLALADGFDPDQLAALDALVGRRVAREPLQHLTGSAAFRHLELAVGPGVFVPRPETELLAGWGIEWARRAAPPGPLVVDLCSGSGAIALAVAQELPAARVVAVERSPEALDWLRRNAADRVAAGDRPVEVVEADVTAPDLLADLVGQVDVLLCNPPYVPADTVVPPEVAGHDPAEAVFGGVDGLTVIRPVIARAAALLRPGGALGIEHDDTHGADVPALLVADGRFTDVVDHPDLTGRARFATASRRSDGRRPDSGRAWQTGSS
- a CDS encoding L-threonylcarbamoyladenylate synthase, encoding MADWLLVMLYDCRSPADRDRGIAAAIEAVKNGELVVLPTDTVYGIGADAFTPYAVKALLDAKGRGRQMPPPVLIGSRNTLDGLVFSLPRAARDLVEAFWPGALTIVVEHSPSLQWDLGDKTGTVAVRMPLHPVALEVLRETGPMAVSSANKTGQPAAVTAEEARDQLGYSVRAYLEAGPCPDPVPSTIVDLTGEVPQVLRQGAIPLEKLRDVVPDIVEGA
- a CDS encoding arsenate reductase/protein-tyrosine-phosphatase family protein; protein product: MPPFTVLHVCMGNICRSPMAERLLALAVRDRLVRRGVDPAGVDELLHSHSAGTGGWHAGEEMNPPAARQVVTRGGDVEGFAARKLRSDHIDAADLILTATADQHEYVLALRPDAAGRTFVLGEFGRLLGTVDAAGLPPAEATPEAVYARGVALVAAAHGSRRGAGALSTDDLDDPWGRGDQCFSRVADEIEETVQPLAAVLLP